From a single Candidatus Eisenbacteria bacterium genomic region:
- the pyrF gene encoding orotidine-5'-phosphate decarboxylase has translation MSGALRDRLIVALDRPDLKSALLHVDRIGDAAAWYKVGLELFYAAGRPAVSALAERGKRIFLDLKLHDIPATVEKAIRALEGLPVSLLTVHAAGGPEMLRAAADAARSLSSRPRVLGVTMLTSLTGSELPALWNPTTNLEEKVLGLARSCREAGVEGVVASPLEIEALRHEHAPPFLIVTPGIRGPGDPVQDQKRTLSLKEALARGADYLVVGRPILEARDPRAVVAAYEASIASNLSIERTGS, from the coding sequence GTGAGCGGCGCCCTGCGCGACCGGCTCATCGTCGCGCTCGACCGCCCCGATCTGAAATCCGCGCTCCTGCACGTGGACCGGATCGGGGATGCCGCCGCCTGGTACAAGGTGGGGCTGGAGCTCTTCTACGCCGCGGGAAGGCCCGCCGTCTCGGCGCTCGCCGAGCGCGGCAAGCGGATCTTTCTCGACCTCAAGCTCCATGACATCCCGGCCACGGTCGAGAAAGCGATCCGGGCCCTCGAGGGGCTTCCGGTTTCGCTCCTGACGGTCCACGCGGCCGGCGGCCCCGAGATGCTCCGTGCCGCCGCGGATGCGGCCCGGTCTCTGTCCTCGCGGCCGCGCGTTCTCGGCGTCACGATGCTCACGAGCCTGACCGGGTCGGAGCTGCCGGCGCTCTGGAACCCCACGACGAATCTCGAGGAGAAAGTGCTCGGGCTCGCCCGCTCCTGCCGTGAGGCGGGGGTGGAGGGGGTCGTGGCCTCGCCGCTCGAGATCGAGGCGCTCCGTCACGAGCACGCGCCGCCGTTCCTGATCGTCACGCCCGGCATCCGAGGTCCCGGCGACCCCGTACAGGACCAGAAACGGACGCTCTCGCTCAAGGAGGCGCTGGCGCGCGGGGCGGACTATCTCGTGGTGGGACGGCCGATCCTCGAGGCACGGGACCCGCGGGCCGTGGTGGCCGCCTATGAGGCCTCGATCGCATCGAATCTTTCCATAGAAAGGACCGGATCATGA
- a CDS encoding glycosyltransferase family 4 protein yields MSLRALHLARVADSLKTLAGFLEAGIEPVVVNTDPSIRYEFVPALEARIPVASNLYHEVKIPSPRLARYASLLPEIPMPWHRALVRRLAEVLDGSGPVDFVFAHWGATVIPEIRLLLAAGRRAPPVILNMETFPTAWRRGARERLEVSALRGVARSLRGAIVTNPEMREYLRGILGELPWMEIHPRPFYYPRSFAPEDDRAGPAAPEERGIVFLGQADFSDSLNDVREELRALAQAGLAVHCVRMDGLAHENIRFFPAFGGEKMTSGETASLLRRFRACLVTYRLPSGQAVPIRFRTSYPSRLLIALAAGVPILLPRGKFPAMERLVLEHGIGHAYDSPEDAFRFVESSACDAVRAQALRKRSEFLFDAESFRGFCARVIHPASIPNRAG; encoded by the coding sequence ATGAGCCTGCGCGCGCTCCACCTGGCGAGGGTGGCCGATTCGCTGAAGACGCTCGCGGGCTTTCTCGAAGCGGGCATCGAGCCCGTGGTGGTGAACACCGATCCCTCGATCCGCTACGAATTCGTCCCCGCGCTCGAAGCCCGCATTCCCGTCGCCAGCAATCTCTATCACGAGGTGAAGATCCCCTCTCCGCGGCTCGCGCGCTACGCGAGCCTCCTTCCGGAGATTCCGATGCCCTGGCATCGCGCCCTCGTCCGCCGGCTGGCGGAGGTCCTCGATGGCTCGGGGCCGGTGGACTTCGTTTTCGCCCACTGGGGCGCGACGGTGATCCCGGAAATCCGGCTCCTTCTCGCGGCCGGCCGGCGGGCGCCACCCGTTATCCTCAATATGGAGACGTTTCCGACCGCGTGGCGCCGGGGGGCGCGGGAGCGCCTCGAGGTCTCGGCCCTCCGGGGAGTGGCGCGAAGCCTGCGCGGCGCGATCGTCACCAATCCGGAGATGCGCGAGTATCTGCGTGGCATTCTGGGCGAGCTTCCGTGGATGGAAATCCACCCAAGGCCCTTCTACTATCCGCGATCCTTCGCGCCCGAGGACGATCGAGCCGGTCCCGCGGCGCCCGAGGAGCGCGGGATCGTGTTCCTGGGGCAGGCCGACTTCTCCGACTCGCTGAACGACGTGAGGGAAGAGTTGCGCGCGCTCGCGCAAGCGGGGCTCGCCGTGCACTGCGTGCGCATGGACGGGCTCGCCCACGAGAACATCCGCTTCTTCCCGGCCTTCGGGGGGGAGAAGATGACGAGCGGGGAGACCGCATCGCTCCTGCGCAGATTTCGCGCCTGCCTCGTGACGTACCGGCTCCCTTCGGGCCAGGCGGTTCCGATCCGATTCCGGACGTCCTACCCGAGCCGGCTCCTCATCGCGCTCGCCGCGGGGGTCCCGATTCTCCTTCCCCGGGGCAAATTCCCGGCGATGGAGAGGCTCGTTCTCGAGCACGGGATCGGGCACGCCTACGATTCCCCCGAGGATGCGTTCCGGTTCGTGGAAAGCTCCGCCTGCGACGCGGTCCGGGCGCAAGCGCTCCGCAAGCGATCGGAATTTCTCTTCGACGCGGAGTCGTTTCGTGGGTTTTGCGCGCGCGTGATCCACCCGGCTTCGATTCCGAATCGGGCGGGCTAG
- a CDS encoding glycosyltransferase, with protein MGPRTALVLTPRLPWPLDDGGRIVMWQSVWSAAQEYRTILVSLVHPDAPASPVPREIEDLGIEVIPIPHRPPSTLAAAWSGIAGRWPLTLARFRSEGLRSTLGRLVETRRPAFALVNHLHLATYVDDLGRVPMVLREHNVEYLWMERYARAQGLGPRGLYARVQAGRLRAAEARLCGRASLVLAIQAREAEILQRLAPHCPVRVVPIGIDFARFGEPCPAQPPVVLIAGSFAWEPNSRGALRFLQEGWPRLRALAPEVRLRLAGKGPPAELVEAAERGGAETTGYVASMSEEFARASVLLVPLWVGAGARVKIVEAIAAQLPVVSTPLGAEGLGLIGGRDYVEADSPEALAEGVAGVLRAPDRGRAGARSARALAAESRGLPAVAALQNRYCAEVAG; from the coding sequence TTGGGCCCTAGGACGGCGCTGGTTCTCACGCCCCGACTGCCGTGGCCGCTCGACGACGGCGGCCGGATCGTCATGTGGCAGTCGGTCTGGTCCGCGGCCCAGGAATACCGCACGATCCTCGTGAGCTTGGTCCACCCGGACGCGCCCGCGTCACCGGTGCCGCGCGAGATCGAGGATCTCGGCATCGAGGTGATCCCCATCCCCCACCGCCCGCCTTCGACGCTCGCCGCGGCATGGAGCGGCATCGCCGGACGGTGGCCCCTTACCCTGGCCCGATTCCGCAGCGAGGGCCTCCGGAGCACGCTGGGTCGTCTCGTCGAGACCCGCCGTCCCGCCTTCGCGCTCGTGAACCACCTTCACCTGGCCACCTATGTCGACGATCTCGGCCGCGTTCCCATGGTGCTTCGCGAGCACAACGTCGAATACCTATGGATGGAGCGCTACGCGCGCGCGCAGGGTTTGGGCCCGCGGGGTCTCTACGCGCGCGTCCAGGCGGGGCGCCTTCGCGCCGCCGAAGCGCGCCTCTGCGGGCGGGCCAGCCTCGTGCTCGCCATCCAGGCCCGCGAGGCCGAGATCCTACAGCGCCTCGCCCCGCACTGCCCGGTCCGGGTGGTTCCCATCGGCATCGATTTCGCCCGCTTCGGGGAACCATGCCCCGCGCAGCCCCCGGTGGTCCTGATCGCCGGCTCCTTCGCCTGGGAGCCGAACTCGCGGGGAGCGCTCCGCTTCTTACAGGAGGGGTGGCCCCGCCTGCGGGCCCTGGCGCCCGAGGTACGCCTGCGCCTCGCGGGGAAGGGACCGCCCGCCGAGCTGGTGGAAGCAGCCGAGCGGGGCGGCGCCGAGACGACGGGCTACGTGGCCTCCATGAGCGAGGAGTTCGCGCGCGCCTCGGTGCTGCTCGTTCCTCTCTGGGTCGGGGCCGGCGCGAGGGTAAAGATCGTGGAGGCGATCGCGGCCCAGCTCCCGGTCGTCTCGACCCCCTTGGGAGCGGAGGGACTGGGTTTGATCGGCGGACGGGACTACGTGGAGGCCGATTCTCCGGAAGCCCTGGCGGAAGGCGTGGCGGGCGTGCTTCGCGCCCCGGATCGCGGGCGGGCGGGGGCCCGGAGCGCCCGCGCGCTCGCCGCGGAGAGCAGGGGGCTCCCCGCGGTGGCGGCCCTCCAGAACCGCTACTGCGCCGAGGTCGCTGGCTAG
- a CDS encoding NAD-dependent epimerase/dehydratase family protein → MSPFCSATRASSRRLPAGNRRSPSSRRSGTSWSTGGPASPLRTLITGVAGFVGRHLARELAKRPKEELYGADHVALGYSDSDGDLRAKLKSHRPLDVRDFGQVAGWVRECRPDRIVHLAAQSSGAESIRDPAGTYLVNAVGTLHLLEAVRAEAPEAMVLLVGSADVYGTGSPGQKIREDAPMKPMNPYAFSKAAQDSLGELYAGTYRLNIVRTRTFSHTGPGQQPRFALAGFADQLARIDAGLVAAELRVGNLEGVRDYGDVRDVVRAYDALLERGGPGETYNVCTGRGHVLRDLLEILCGAAGFKPTIVQDPERMRSRDADYLVGDPTKLRSKTRWSPDIPIERTLQDLYTDARERLRREIGR, encoded by the coding sequence ATGTCCCCGTTCTGCTCGGCGACGCGGGCAAGTTCAAGAAGGTTACCGGCTGGGAACCGAAGATCCCCTTCGAGCAGACGCTCCGGGACCTCCTGGAGTACTGGAGGGCCCGCTAGCCCCTTGCGAACGCTCATCACCGGCGTCGCGGGCTTTGTGGGGCGCCACCTCGCGCGCGAGCTCGCCAAACGTCCCAAGGAGGAGCTCTACGGCGCGGATCACGTGGCGCTCGGCTACTCCGATTCCGACGGGGATCTGCGGGCGAAGCTCAAGAGCCATCGTCCCCTCGATGTCAGGGATTTCGGCCAGGTGGCGGGGTGGGTGAGGGAATGCCGGCCGGACCGAATCGTCCATCTCGCCGCGCAATCCTCCGGCGCCGAATCCATCCGCGATCCCGCCGGCACCTATCTCGTGAACGCGGTAGGGACGCTCCATCTCCTGGAGGCGGTTCGGGCGGAAGCGCCGGAAGCCATGGTGCTCCTCGTGGGTTCGGCGGACGTGTACGGGACGGGCTCGCCGGGGCAGAAGATCCGGGAGGATGCCCCGATGAAGCCCATGAACCCCTACGCCTTCAGCAAGGCCGCGCAGGATTCGCTCGGGGAGCTCTACGCGGGCACCTATCGCTTGAACATCGTGAGGACGCGCACCTTCAGCCACACGGGACCGGGTCAACAGCCGCGCTTCGCGCTCGCCGGTTTTGCCGATCAGCTCGCGAGGATCGACGCGGGTCTCGTCGCGGCGGAGCTGCGCGTGGGAAATCTGGAGGGCGTCCGGGACTACGGGGACGTGCGGGACGTGGTGCGCGCGTACGACGCCCTTCTCGAGCGCGGCGGGCCGGGCGAAACCTACAATGTCTGCACCGGACGGGGGCACGTCCTTCGCGACCTGCTCGAGATCCTGTGCGGTGCCGCGGGATTCAAGCCCACGATCGTCCAGGATCCGGAGCGGATGCGGTCCCGGGACGCCGACTACCTGGTGGGGGATCCGACGAAGCTTCGATCGAAGACCCGGTGGTCTCCCGACATTCCGATCGAGCGAACGCTGCAAGATCTGTACACCGACGCACGCGAACGGCTGCGGCGAGAAATCGGCCGCTGA
- the rfbB gene encoding dTDP-glucose 4,6-dehydratase, whose protein sequence is MAEAPDLARARFLVTGGAGFIGSNFVRLIRKRFPDSRVTVLDKLTYAGNLANLESLSGDPGYRFIKGDICETRAVAGAMEGCDIVVNFAAETHVDRSIERAHEFVLTDTFGVYVLLEEARRIGVRRFLQVSTDEVYGEILGEAAKEESPLLARNPYAASKIGGERLAYSYFATYGVPTIVTRCSNNYGPFQHPEKLIPLFVTNALQGMPMPVYGSGKNTRDWIHVDDHCAAMLSILAAKDVEGETFNIGAGNEKTVLEITALILERLKKPKSLIQHVTDRPGHDRRYALDMSKLRKRTGFQPSVAFERGIAATIDWYVEHRSWWESVRSGEYRHYYERMYGAR, encoded by the coding sequence ATGGCTGAGGCGCCGGATCTCGCGCGGGCCCGCTTTCTCGTCACGGGGGGCGCCGGATTCATCGGATCGAACTTCGTCCGCCTGATCCGGAAGCGATTCCCGGATTCCCGCGTCACCGTCCTGGACAAGCTGACCTACGCGGGAAACCTCGCGAACCTGGAATCCTTGTCGGGCGACCCGGGCTACCGCTTCATCAAAGGGGACATCTGCGAAACGAGAGCGGTGGCCGGCGCGATGGAAGGTTGCGACATCGTCGTCAATTTCGCCGCCGAGACGCACGTCGACCGGTCGATCGAGAGGGCGCACGAGTTCGTGCTCACCGATACCTTCGGGGTGTACGTGCTTCTCGAGGAGGCGCGCCGGATCGGGGTTCGCCGGTTCTTGCAGGTGTCGACCGACGAAGTGTACGGCGAAATTCTGGGCGAGGCCGCGAAGGAAGAGTCGCCGCTCCTGGCGCGCAATCCGTACGCAGCCTCGAAGATCGGCGGAGAGCGGCTCGCGTACTCCTACTTCGCAACGTACGGCGTTCCCACGATCGTGACGCGGTGCAGCAACAACTACGGCCCCTTCCAGCATCCCGAGAAGCTCATCCCGCTTTTCGTCACGAACGCGTTGCAGGGGATGCCGATGCCGGTTTACGGAAGCGGCAAGAACACCCGCGACTGGATTCACGTCGACGACCATTGCGCCGCGATGCTCTCGATTCTCGCCGCGAAGGACGTGGAGGGCGAGACCTTCAACATCGGGGCCGGGAACGAGAAAACGGTCCTCGAGATCACCGCGCTCATCTTGGAGCGGCTCAAGAAGCCCAAGAGCCTCATCCAGCACGTCACCGACCGGCCGGGGCACGACCGCCGCTACGCGCTCGACATGAGCAAGCTTAGGAAGCGGACGGGATTTCAGCCCTCCGTCGCGTTCGAGCGCGGAATCGCCGCGACCATCGATTGGTACGTCGAGCATCGCTCCTGGTGGGAATCGGTTCGCTCCGGAGAATACCGGCACTACTACGAACGCATGTACGGCGCCCGCTAG
- a CDS encoding SDR family NAD(P)-dependent oxidoreductase: protein MRILITGGAGFIGSHLAEHLLAHGAAVTAVDDLSTGRFENIAHLVERPEFRFVHGTVTNVSVMDRLVDDCDMIYHLAAAVGVDLIIRNPVQTIETNVLGTEAVLRLARRHHKKTLIASTSEVYGKSDHLPYEEDDDRVLGPTTRSRWAYAESKALDEFLALAYHKEYRVPVVITRLFNTVGLRQTGAYGMVIPRLVKQAVEGRPLTVYEDGRQSRCFCNVFDVVRALVDLALCPRAEGGIFNVGSDQETTILELARRIIGLAGSESEIEFVPYEKAYDSDFEDMRRRIPNIQKIRRLLGWEPRIPLDQTLREVIAEFRVRAAVSMIPEPEQAAGLR, encoded by the coding sequence ATGCGGATCCTGATCACGGGAGGCGCCGGATTCATCGGGAGCCATCTCGCGGAACATCTCCTCGCCCACGGCGCGGCGGTCACCGCCGTGGACGATCTCTCCACGGGACGTTTCGAGAACATCGCCCATCTGGTCGAGCGTCCCGAGTTTCGATTCGTCCACGGGACGGTCACGAACGTGAGCGTGATGGACCGACTCGTCGATGACTGCGACATGATCTACCACCTCGCGGCGGCGGTGGGCGTCGATCTCATCATCAGGAATCCGGTCCAGACCATAGAGACCAACGTTCTCGGAACCGAGGCGGTGCTGCGCCTGGCACGCCGCCACCACAAGAAGACTCTGATCGCCTCAACGTCCGAGGTGTATGGGAAGAGCGACCACCTTCCCTATGAAGAGGACGATGACCGCGTGCTGGGACCCACGACGCGCAGCCGCTGGGCCTACGCCGAGTCCAAGGCGCTCGATGAATTCCTCGCGCTCGCGTACCACAAGGAGTATCGCGTTCCGGTGGTGATCACGCGGCTGTTCAACACGGTCGGCCTGCGTCAGACGGGAGCGTACGGGATGGTGATCCCGCGTCTCGTGAAGCAGGCGGTGGAAGGACGGCCTCTTACGGTGTACGAGGACGGACGGCAGTCGCGCTGCTTCTGCAACGTCTTTGACGTGGTGCGCGCGCTCGTCGACCTCGCGCTGTGCCCGCGCGCGGAGGGGGGGATCTTCAACGTGGGCAGCGACCAGGAGACCACGATCCTCGAGCTTGCGAGGCGCATCATCGGCCTCGCGGGGAGCGAGTCGGAGATCGAATTCGTTCCGTACGAAAAAGCCTATGACTCCGACTTCGAGGACATGCGCCGTCGGATCCCCAACATTCAGAAGATCCGCCGGCTCCTCGGATGGGAACCTCGCATCCCGCTGGACCAGACGCTCCGGGAAGTGATCGCCGAGTTCCGGGTCCGAGCGGCGGTTTCCATGATCCCCGAGCCCGAGCAGGCCGCAGGCTTGCGCTAG
- a CDS encoding dTDP-4-dehydrorhamnose 3,5-epimerase yields MMQLIHGVHVKPLKIIADERGYLMEMLRSDDSFFQRFGQSYVSVAYPGVVKGWHFHKIQTDHFVIVKGMMKVVLYDQRDGSPTRGLINEFFMGEKNPILVTIPPGVVHGMKGIGTEPAMLVNVPTELYRYDQPDEYRIDPHKNDIPYSWDRKDG; encoded by the coding sequence ATGATGCAGCTGATCCACGGCGTTCATGTGAAACCCTTGAAGATCATCGCGGACGAGCGGGGGTACTTGATGGAAATGCTGCGCTCGGACGACTCCTTTTTCCAGCGCTTCGGCCAGTCGTATGTTTCGGTCGCCTACCCGGGCGTCGTCAAGGGGTGGCACTTCCACAAGATCCAGACCGACCACTTCGTGATCGTGAAGGGTATGATGAAGGTGGTGCTCTACGACCAGCGAGACGGCTCCCCGACCCGGGGGCTCATCAACGAGTTCTTCATGGGGGAGAAGAACCCGATCCTCGTCACGATCCCGCCCGGCGTGGTGCACGGCATGAAGGGAATCGGCACCGAGCCCGCGATGCTCGTGAACGTCCCGACCGAGCTCTATCGATACGACCAGCCCGACGAGTATCGCATCGATCCCCACAAGAACGACATTCCCTACAGCTGGGATCGCAAGGATGGCTGA
- a CDS encoding UDP-glucose/GDP-mannose dehydrogenase family protein → MQIVMVGTGYVGLVSGAGLADFGNEVLCVDVDRSKIDLLERGEIPFYEPGLKDLVARNVRERRLRFSTSLEQATRWGEVVFICVGTPPRRDGTADLSAVFAVAKKVAQAMPGYRLVVQKSTVPVGTGDRVHAILKRYAKRRVPFDVASNPEFLREGTAVENFMRPDRIVIGANTERAQKILRGIYAPLYLLETPTLLTDVRTAELLKYAANAFLATKISFVNEMANLAEAVGADIRDVAKGMGLDRRIGPKFLHPGPGFGGSCLPKDTVALRSFAKRAGVPLRIVSAVIDTNQAQRVVAAKKVFAALKGRGTRTAAILGLSYKPDTDDLREAPALDLIRALLKKGVRVRAYDPAVRRGSAGVPAGVTFGANAYDAAKGADVLVLVTEWNQFRKLDLLKIRRVMRRRVIVDLRDIYDPAMVRRLGFTYSCVGRA, encoded by the coding sequence TTGCAGATCGTCATGGTGGGGACCGGTTACGTGGGGCTCGTCAGCGGCGCCGGGCTCGCCGATTTCGGCAACGAGGTGCTCTGCGTGGACGTCGATCGAAGCAAGATCGACCTCCTGGAGCGCGGCGAAATCCCGTTCTACGAGCCCGGTCTCAAGGATTTGGTCGCCCGAAACGTCCGCGAGCGGAGGCTCAGGTTCAGCACGTCGCTCGAGCAGGCGACACGCTGGGGGGAAGTGGTTTTCATTTGCGTGGGCACCCCGCCGCGCCGCGACGGAACCGCCGATTTGAGCGCGGTCTTCGCCGTCGCGAAGAAGGTGGCGCAGGCGATGCCCGGGTACCGGCTCGTCGTCCAGAAGAGCACGGTGCCCGTGGGAACGGGGGACCGGGTCCATGCGATCTTGAAGCGCTACGCCAAACGCCGCGTGCCCTTTGACGTTGCTTCGAATCCCGAGTTTCTGCGCGAGGGAACGGCGGTCGAGAATTTCATGCGGCCGGACCGGATCGTGATCGGCGCGAACACCGAGCGCGCACAGAAAATTCTTCGGGGTATCTACGCGCCGCTCTATCTTCTCGAGACGCCGACCTTGCTCACGGATGTGCGCACGGCGGAGCTGTTGAAGTACGCTGCGAACGCGTTTCTCGCCACGAAGATCTCCTTCGTGAACGAAATGGCCAACTTGGCCGAGGCGGTCGGGGCGGATATCCGCGACGTGGCGAAAGGAATGGGACTCGATCGGCGCATCGGGCCGAAGTTCCTGCACCCCGGCCCGGGATTCGGGGGCTCCTGCCTCCCCAAGGACACGGTGGCGCTTCGCTCCTTCGCGAAACGGGCAGGGGTGCCGCTCCGAATCGTGAGCGCGGTCATCGACACGAATCAGGCGCAGCGCGTGGTCGCGGCCAAGAAGGTGTTCGCCGCCCTCAAGGGGCGCGGGACGCGCACGGCCGCGATCCTCGGCCTGAGCTATAAGCCGGATACCGACGACCTTCGCGAAGCGCCCGCTCTGGACCTGATCCGGGCCCTTCTGAAAAAGGGGGTGCGTGTCCGGGCCTACGACCCCGCCGTTCGGCGCGGAAGCGCCGGAGTCCCAGCCGGGGTCACGTTCGGCGCGAACGCGTATGACGCCGCGAAGGGAGCGGACGTCCTGGTTCTGGTGACCGAATGGAACCAATTCCGGAAGCTGGACCTGCTCAAGATTCGCCGTGTCATGCGCCGGCGGGTGATCGTGGATCTGAGAGACATCTATGATCCCGCGATGGTGAGGCGCCTCGGGTTCACGTACAGCTGCGTGGGGAGGGCATGA
- a CDS encoding glycosyltransferase family 2 protein: MMVCCRPMIGKSRCSVIVVSYNSARHLPPCLCAIEAQRGADPQIHVVDNASSDGSAELVRRAFPRVRVVENPRNLGFARANNQVLERETAEFVAVVNPDTVLTPNALAACVDYLKRDPKAGAVATRLVFPEGTLQPSCHSFLNLGNLLGETFGVHRLLPGLRSLSSLHMPWFAHDRIAEVDWIQGTFLVVRGEVVRTVGGFDPDYFMYGEEMDWCRRIRRAGWKVVFLPEPAVVHVGGASSAPIAGPMFVENLKGRVRFLQKHRGYLVATAARALIAVSVLLRFAWREAEALGLSLAGRAPGEPLRQRRTMFRSAIRWVLRGLPLSAPDLGP; this comes from the coding sequence GTGATGGTATGCTGCCGGCCGATGATCGGGAAGTCGCGCTGCTCGGTGATCGTGGTGAGCTACAACTCAGCCCGCCACCTTCCACCCTGTCTCTGCGCCATCGAAGCCCAGCGGGGGGCGGACCCCCAGATTCACGTCGTGGACAACGCCTCCTCCGACGGCAGCGCCGAGCTGGTGCGCCGCGCATTCCCGCGGGTCCGCGTGGTGGAGAACCCACGGAACCTCGGCTTCGCGCGCGCCAACAACCAGGTGCTGGAGCGCGAGACGGCGGAGTTCGTTGCCGTCGTCAATCCCGATACCGTGCTCACCCCGAACGCGCTGGCCGCATGCGTGGATTACTTGAAGCGCGATCCCAAGGCGGGGGCCGTGGCGACCCGGCTTGTCTTTCCGGAGGGGACCCTCCAGCCTTCCTGCCACTCGTTCCTCAACCTCGGAAACCTGCTCGGGGAGACCTTCGGCGTCCATCGGCTCCTCCCGGGGCTCCGCTCACTCTCCTCTTTGCACATGCCGTGGTTCGCCCACGACCGGATCGCGGAGGTGGACTGGATCCAGGGCACCTTTCTGGTAGTTCGCGGTGAGGTGGTGCGGACCGTCGGCGGTTTCGATCCCGACTACTTCATGTACGGCGAAGAGATGGATTGGTGCCGCCGTATCCGCCGCGCCGGGTGGAAGGTGGTATTTCTGCCCGAGCCCGCCGTGGTGCACGTGGGCGGAGCCAGCAGCGCGCCGATCGCAGGTCCCATGTTCGTGGAGAATCTGAAGGGCCGGGTCCGGTTCCTCCAGAAGCACCGGGGCTACCTGGTGGCGACCGCGGCGCGGGCGCTGATCGCCGTGTCGGTGCTCCTTCGCTTCGCGTGGCGCGAGGCGGAGGCGCTCGGGCTCTCCCTCGCGGGGCGCGCCCCCGGGGAACCCCTTCGGCAGCGCCGGACGATGTTCCGTTCGGCGATCCGCTGGGTTCTTCGGGGACTCCCACTCTCGGCTCCCGACCTTGGGCCCTAG
- a CDS encoding GDP-mannose 4,6-dehydratase, which translates to MRVLVTGITGFAGSHLVDYMLAEKKDVEIVGIQRWRSRTENIEHFAGKVRMFECDLRDASSVRDVLDEARPDWIFHLAAQSFVPTSWTAPTESLVTNIIGQLHIFEAVKKLHILPRIQLACSSEEYGMVHENELPIRETNPLRPLSPYAVSKVGQDMLGYQYFMSFKLPVIRTRGFNHEGPRRGPVFVCSDFAKQIADIERGLRPPVIRVGNLDARRDFTDVRDVVRAYWLALEKGQAGEVYNICSGRAWTIREMLDVLLGMSKVKVKVEQDAARMRPSDVPVLLGDAGKFKKVTGWEPKIPFEQTLRDLLEYWRAR; encoded by the coding sequence ATGAGGGTTTTGGTCACGGGGATCACGGGGTTCGCCGGAAGCCACCTCGTCGACTACATGCTCGCGGAGAAAAAGGACGTTGAGATCGTCGGGATCCAGCGCTGGAGAAGCCGAACCGAGAACATCGAGCATTTTGCGGGCAAGGTGCGGATGTTCGAGTGCGATCTCCGCGACGCATCCTCGGTGCGCGACGTGCTGGACGAGGCCAGGCCGGACTGGATCTTCCACCTCGCAGCCCAAAGCTTCGTGCCGACGTCCTGGACCGCCCCCACCGAGTCGCTCGTCACCAACATCATCGGCCAGCTCCATATCTTCGAGGCCGTGAAGAAGCTGCACATCCTGCCGCGAATCCAGCTCGCGTGCTCGAGTGAGGAGTACGGCATGGTGCATGAGAACGAGCTGCCCATCCGCGAGACGAATCCGCTCCGGCCGCTCTCGCCGTACGCGGTGAGCAAGGTGGGTCAGGACATGCTCGGGTATCAATATTTCATGAGCTTCAAGCTTCCCGTGATCCGGACGCGCGGATTCAACCACGAGGGTCCGCGGCGCGGCCCGGTCTTTGTGTGCTCCGATTTCGCGAAGCAGATCGCGGATATCGAAAGGGGGCTGCGTCCGCCCGTGATTCGCGTCGGCAATCTCGACGCGCGCCGGGATTTCACCGACGTGCGCGACGTCGTGCGAGCGTACTGGCTCGCGCTCGAGAAAGGCCAGGCGGGGGAGGTCTACAACATTTGCTCCGGGCGCGCCTGGACGATCCGCGAGATGCTCGACGTTCTCCTGGGCATGTCGAAGGTCAAGGTGAAGGTCGAGCAGGATGCCGCCCGCATGCGTCCGTCGGATGTCCCCGTTCTGCTCGGCGACGCGGGCAAGTTCAAGAAGGTTACCGGCTGGGAACCGAAGATCCCCTTCGAGCAGACGCTCCGGGACCTCCTGGAGTACTGGAGGGCCCGCTAG